In Cicer arietinum cultivar CDC Frontier isolate Library 1 chromosome 7, Cicar.CDCFrontier_v2.0, whole genome shotgun sequence, a single window of DNA contains:
- the LOC101502798 gene encoding large ribosomal subunit protein eL43 gives MTKRTKKAGIVGKYGTRYGASLRKQIKKMEVSQHSKFFCEFCGKYAVKRKAVGIWGCKDCGKVKAGGAYTLNTASAVTVRSTIRRLREQTES, from the exons ATG ACTAAGAGGACAAAGAAGGCTGGCATTGTTGGGAAATATG GTACCCGTTATGGTGCCAGTCTGCGAAAGCAGATTAAGAAGATGGAAGTTAGTCAGCACAGCAAATTTTTCTGTGAATTTTGTGGAAAGTATGCTGTGAAGAGAAAAGCTGTAGGAATATGGGGATGCAAGGATTGTGGCAAAGTGAAAGCAGGAGGAGCATACACTTtgaa CACCGCAAGTGCCGTGACTGTACGGAGCACCATCAGGAGGTTGAGGGAACAAACTGAAAGTTAA